One genomic window of Devosia salina includes the following:
- a CDS encoding ABC transporter permease, which produces MTLLFLRRFAGFAATLFVAALIIFLLLDLLPGDPARFILGINATPEAVAALRVQMGLDAPAHERFLRWVFGMLGGDFGLSATQRLPVAELIADRMAVTLPLTLVAMVVSVVVGLPVGILAAMRRGRAADTVLMVLAQTGVAIPNFWFGMLLTLVFAVGLRWLPTGGFVPWAEDPGAALRGLVLPGLALALPQASILARVMRTALVDVTGQDFIRTARAKGLTRGEAIWRHGVRNALLPVLTILGLQFAFLVAGTIIVENVFYLPGLGRLIFTAISERDLVLVRGATMVLVLITTATMLVVDLCYALVDPRLRGRGA; this is translated from the coding sequence GTGACCCTCCTCTTCCTTCGCCGTTTCGCCGGGTTTGCGGCGACGCTGTTTGTGGCGGCGCTGATCATCTTCCTGTTGCTCGACCTGCTGCCCGGGGACCCGGCGCGGTTCATCCTGGGCATCAATGCCACGCCGGAGGCGGTTGCGGCGCTGCGGGTGCAGATGGGGCTCGATGCGCCCGCCCATGAGCGGTTCCTGCGCTGGGTGTTCGGCATGCTGGGCGGGGATTTCGGCCTTTCCGCCACCCAGCGCCTGCCCGTGGCGGAACTGATTGCCGATCGCATGGCGGTGACATTGCCCCTGACGCTGGTCGCCATGGTGGTGTCGGTGGTGGTCGGGCTGCCGGTGGGTATCCTGGCGGCGATGCGGCGCGGCAGAGCCGCCGACACGGTGCTGATGGTGCTGGCGCAGACCGGCGTCGCCATTCCCAATTTCTGGTTCGGCATGCTGCTGACGCTGGTGTTCGCCGTGGGCCTGCGCTGGCTGCCGACAGGTGGCTTCGTGCCCTGGGCAGAGGACCCGGGGGCGGCGCTGCGGGGGTTGGTGCTGCCCGGACTGGCGCTGGCCCTGCCACAGGCCTCGATCCTGGCGCGGGTGATGCGCACCGCGCTGGTCGACGTGACGGGGCAGGACTTCATCCGCACCGCGCGCGCCAAGGGGCTAACCAGGGGTGAGGCGATCTGGCGCCATGGGGTGCGCAATGCCCTGTTGCCGGTCCTGACGATCCTGGGGCTGCAGTTCGCCTTTCTGGTGGCGGGCACCATCATCGTCGAGAACGTGTTCTACCTGCCGGGGCTCGGCCGGCTGATCTTCACCGCCATTTCCGAGCGCGACCTGGTGTTGGTGCGTGGCGCGACGATGGTGCTGGTGCTGATCACCACCGCCACAATGCTGGTGGTGGACCTTTGCTATGCGCTGGTCGATCCGCGCCTCAGGGGGCGAGGCGCATGA
- a CDS encoding ABC transporter substrate-binding protein — protein sequence MSPRKSMALALAALMLSAGAALAQPTEIRIGVALEPPALDPTAGAAEAIDVVVYQNVFEGLVRIDQTGAVQPGLAESWTISDDGLTYTFSLHDGVTFHDGTSFDAEDVKFTFERLLAADSVNAQKALYAPISEVSAIDPLTVAFTLSRPDGLFLFNLGRGDAVIVAPESAANNGAEPIGTGPFAFVQWDRGSRVVLEQYGPYWGDKPALTKATYLFISDTSTMTNALLAGDVDGTNNFAPEALAVFEGNPQFKVLVGSTEGETILATNNRKAPFDDLKVRQAMAHALDRQEIIDGATYGYGVPIGTHFAPHHPYYLDLTGTYPHDPHKARVLLKEAGYPDGFSATLKLPPVAYARLSGQIIASEFAKVGIKLELINMEWAQWLEDVFANKDFDLTIISHVEPFDIGIYANPDYYFGYDNPQVQSLNETLNATTDEAERKRLAQEIQTIIARDAVNGYLFELAQTGVWNAKLEGMWQNAPVEGVVLRDIHWVE from the coding sequence ATGAGTCCACGCAAATCCATGGCCCTGGCCCTGGCCGCCCTGATGCTGTCCGCCGGCGCCGCCCTGGCCCAGCCCACGGAAATCCGCATCGGCGTGGCGCTGGAGCCACCGGCCCTGGACCCGACTGCCGGGGCCGCCGAGGCCATTGACGTGGTGGTCTACCAGAATGTGTTCGAGGGGTTGGTGCGCATTGACCAGACTGGCGCCGTGCAGCCCGGGCTGGCGGAGAGCTGGACCATTTCGGATGATGGGCTGACCTATACTTTCTCGCTGCATGACGGCGTGACCTTCCACGATGGCACGAGCTTTGATGCCGAGGACGTCAAGTTCACCTTCGAGCGCCTGCTGGCCGCGGACAGCGTCAACGCGCAGAAGGCGCTCTATGCGCCAATTTCCGAGGTATCGGCCATCGACCCGCTGACAGTGGCGTTTACCCTCTCGCGGCCGGACGGGCTGTTCCTGTTCAACCTCGGACGCGGCGATGCGGTGATCGTGGCGCCGGAGAGTGCGGCCAATAATGGCGCCGAGCCGATCGGCACGGGCCCATTTGCCTTTGTGCAGTGGGATCGCGGCAGCCGCGTGGTGCTAGAGCAGTACGGCCCCTATTGGGGCGACAAGCCGGCGCTGACCAAAGCCACCTATCTCTTCATTTCCGACACATCGACCATGACCAATGCGCTGCTGGCCGGCGATGTGGACGGCACCAACAATTTCGCCCCCGAGGCCCTGGCGGTGTTCGAGGGCAATCCGCAGTTCAAGGTGCTGGTGGGCTCGACCGAGGGCGAGACGATCCTGGCCACCAATAACAGGAAGGCTCCCTTCGACGATCTCAAGGTGCGCCAGGCCATGGCCCATGCGCTGGACCGGCAGGAGATCATCGATGGCGCGACCTATGGCTATGGCGTGCCGATCGGCACTCATTTTGCACCGCACCATCCCTATTACCTGGACCTGACGGGCACCTATCCGCATGACCCCCACAAGGCCAGGGTATTGCTGAAGGAAGCGGGATATCCCGACGGGTTTTCGGCGACGCTGAAGCTGCCGCCGGTGGCCTATGCACGCCTTTCGGGCCAAATCATTGCCAGCGAGTTCGCCAAGGTCGGCATCAAGCTCGAGCTCATCAACATGGAATGGGCGCAATGGCTGGAAGATGTGTTTGCCAACAAGGACTTCGACCTGACCATCATCAGCCATGTCGAGCCGTTCGATATTGGCATCTATGCCAACCCCGACTACTACTTCGGCTATGACAATCCCCAGGTCCAGTCGCTCAACGAGACGCTCAATGCCACCACGGACGAAGCGGAACGCAAGCGGCTGGCCCAGGAAATCCAGACCATCATCGCCCGGGACGCGGTCAACGGCTACCTGTTCGAACTGGCCCAGACCGGCGTGTGGAACGCCAAGCTCGAAGGGATGTGGCAGAACGCGCCAGTGGAAGGCGTGGTGCTGCGGGATATCCACTGGGTGGAGTGA
- a CDS encoding histidine kinase dimerization/phospho-acceptor domain-containing protein has product MAQPNGVETRQRQSMDDRWNILPDARRVLQHDDDSRPAWLWSQDGQVLIWSNPAAALFGAKLKKNGLKRAAPAVPIKGRVARIIRLGSHGRSSLARIQFLAGEKPISATCATTPLVWEDDAPVLLIVGVDAIDSDILAAAAPAMETAPEAIEAPDLDLDAAEPPPPAGEALVDSAMEEQPAPQSEAEPEPAAIEPIGADDAYAHELQSWRDTDAETAYTPAAEHVIDPSTDSLDSWSEALGDEPVSPEEAETEAATETSPALDATGPDVGETPDAPSQVGADQPDVSRRLSDLVERLAADDALYAPLTEADDVPPAMPESVEPPVEDDETVQGFTAQFFKVTGRGFVARTAEPAEDQSAETEAAAEPQPDPDMVERVSRYNFDELSRILNDRVGERGQQVVPQPQEPAPPAPSTASGSGALINLGGETLVLNRLPLGILVFRDQQVLFANRAITEMVGYDSVESLRQAGLAAIFPVMGPDGQEAGPVNHLVQRDGTLVPVTARLQSISWHGRPALMLSASTTEVRTGHEDAVKAFAQTFADVRGDGFVEASRNGVVSAANAPAISLLSGGKPMTGRTLVSLVGEDDALALKAFLERPARFAETARPCLTLRSGDGKADLLLFALGQAGIVSGYFGLVTARETTPARLSAPVDIDPALLARISRGVRRPLNTVIGFSDLIRSKAFGALDNERYASYADDIAQAGQEIAALVDELDDYARLRDGRYLPQRASLDLTDLLEQCVVRIRAQANGARVIVRNAISELLPRVTADRASLAQAVLNLLASAIDQTPMGGAVVISAQRHDDGSIAIHVRDSSAHAVDMAERFVVFRDGVGRNGQMLAPVRSSVGLALTRSLLAVNAVSLSVDPAGAEGMLFTLRIPADLVDDQPAAQEAE; this is encoded by the coding sequence ATGGCACAACCCAACGGGGTCGAGACCAGACAAAGGCAGTCCATGGATGACCGCTGGAACATTTTGCCCGATGCGCGCCGCGTGCTGCAGCATGACGATGACTCGCGCCCGGCATGGCTCTGGTCACAGGACGGGCAGGTTCTGATCTGGTCCAATCCGGCCGCCGCCCTGTTCGGCGCCAAGCTGAAGAAGAACGGCCTGAAGCGCGCGGCCCCGGCCGTGCCGATCAAAGGCCGGGTGGCCCGCATTATCCGGCTCGGTTCGCATGGGCGCAGCAGCCTGGCGCGCATCCAGTTCCTGGCCGGCGAAAAGCCGATTTCCGCCACTTGCGCGACGACGCCGCTTGTCTGGGAAGACGATGCGCCGGTGCTGCTGATCGTGGGCGTGGATGCCATCGACAGCGACATACTGGCGGCAGCGGCACCGGCCATGGAGACGGCGCCGGAGGCTATCGAAGCGCCCGACCTGGATCTGGACGCCGCGGAACCACCGCCGCCGGCAGGTGAAGCGCTGGTGGACAGCGCGATGGAGGAGCAGCCTGCGCCCCAGAGCGAGGCTGAACCGGAACCCGCAGCGATCGAGCCGATCGGGGCCGATGACGCCTATGCCCACGAATTGCAGAGCTGGCGCGATACGGACGCAGAGACGGCCTATACGCCTGCAGCAGAGCATGTGATCGATCCGTCGACCGATTCCCTCGATAGCTGGTCCGAGGCCCTCGGGGATGAGCCGGTGTCCCCGGAAGAAGCGGAAACAGAGGCCGCAACCGAGACCTCCCCTGCCCTGGACGCAACCGGCCCTGATGTCGGCGAAACGCCCGACGCGCCTTCGCAGGTTGGCGCGGACCAGCCGGACGTGTCGCGCCGGCTGAGCGATCTGGTGGAGCGGCTGGCAGCCGATGATGCGCTCTATGCGCCTTTGACCGAGGCCGATGATGTGCCGCCCGCCATGCCGGAGAGCGTCGAGCCACCGGTGGAGGACGACGAGACTGTCCAGGGGTTCACGGCGCAGTTCTTCAAGGTCACCGGCCGCGGCTTCGTGGCCCGGACCGCGGAGCCTGCCGAGGACCAGAGTGCGGAGACCGAGGCGGCCGCCGAACCGCAACCCGACCCGGACATGGTGGAGCGGGTGTCGCGCTACAATTTCGACGAGCTGTCGCGCATCCTGAACGACCGGGTGGGTGAGCGCGGACAGCAAGTGGTGCCGCAGCCGCAGGAGCCTGCTCCGCCCGCGCCCTCAACCGCGTCCGGTTCGGGAGCACTGATCAATCTGGGCGGGGAAACGCTGGTTTTGAACCGGCTGCCGCTCGGCATATTGGTGTTCCGCGACCAGCAGGTGCTGTTTGCCAATCGCGCCATTACCGAGATGGTGGGCTATGATTCGGTAGAGAGCCTGCGGCAGGCAGGGCTGGCGGCGATCTTTCCGGTGATGGGGCCGGATGGGCAGGAAGCGGGACCGGTCAACCACCTGGTGCAGCGCGACGGCACGCTGGTACCGGTCACGGCGCGGTTGCAGTCGATTTCCTGGCACGGCCGGCCGGCACTGATGCTGTCGGCGAGCACCACGGAGGTGCGCACCGGCCATGAGGACGCCGTCAAGGCGTTTGCCCAGACCTTTGCCGATGTGCGCGGCGACGGCTTCGTGGAAGCCAGTCGCAATGGCGTGGTGAGCGCTGCCAACGCGCCGGCAATCTCGTTGCTCTCGGGCGGCAAGCCGATGACCGGGCGCACGCTGGTGTCGCTGGTCGGCGAGGACGACGCCCTGGCCCTCAAGGCCTTTCTGGAACGACCCGCCCGCTTTGCCGAAACCGCCCGGCCCTGCCTGACGCTGCGCTCGGGCGACGGCAAGGCCGACCTGCTGCTGTTTGCGCTTGGGCAGGCCGGCATCGTGTCGGGCTATTTCGGGCTGGTCACGGCGCGGGAAACGACGCCGGCGCGGCTCAGCGCCCCCGTCGACATCGATCCGGCGCTGCTGGCGCGGATCAGCCGTGGCGTGCGGCGGCCGCTCAACACGGTGATCGGCTTTTCCGACCTCATTCGCTCCAAGGCCTTCGGCGCGCTGGATAACGAACGCTATGCCAGCTATGCGGACGACATTGCCCAGGCGGGCCAGGAAATCGCGGCGCTGGTGGATGAGCTCGACGATTACGCGCGTCTGCGCGATGGCCGCTACCTGCCGCAACGGGCGAGCCTGGATCTGACCGACCTGCTCGAGCAATGCGTGGTGCGCATTCGCGCCCAGGCCAATGGCGCCCGCGTGATCGTGCGCAACGCCATTTCCGAATTGCTGCCGCGGGTGACGGCCGACCGCGCCTCGCTGGCCCAGGCGGTACTGAACCTTCTGGCCAGCGCCATCGACCAGACGCCCATGGGCGGCGCGGTGGTGATTTCGGCGCAACGGCATGACGACGGATCAATCGCCATCCATGTACGCGACAGCTCCGCCCATGCGGTGGACATGGCCGAACGCTTCGTGGTGTTCCGTGATGGCGTCGGCCGCAATGGCCAGATGCTGGCGCCGGTGCGCTCGAGCGTGGGGCTGGCGCTGACGCGCTCGCTGCTGGCCGTCAACGCGGTGTCGCTGTCCGTCGATCCGGCAGGGGCCGAGGGCATGCTGTTCACGCTGCGCATTCCGGCCGACCTGGTCGATGACCAGCCCGCCGCCCAGGAAGCCGAATAG
- a CDS encoding TadE/TadG family type IV pilus assembly protein, with product MTQFASLLRRFSKDESGVFAVLFGLMAIVLIALGGATVDYVSLEQTRQRAQVALDAAVLALQPDIYTPGMTAESIRSRAEEIVLERIGSTNVLDARVDQVSMDTEAGRLFLGGQITLPTMFVSLVGVTQLQGSFSAEAVRGAVDIEVSVALDITGSMGGQRIVDLRAALNNLIDTIVQDTQTPRYSKMALVPYSQAVNAGTYADALRGPIRQPKDISNIAWATGSTKSITGATRENPVKITTSNNHGFSNGDWVYIWNVNGMGQINNRAFQVTGKTSNTFKLSGVNGYWYDNYWNGGYVVKCLAANCGAVVTSNNHGYSNGDTIYLTDVSGLWGVNNNAYEVSSVTTNTLVLADMNVIGNGTYSSNTGKLHCTWQNATEGCTYYRYQNPWGSWRTFPITNCVTERSPPVDDRAPSTTYLGRNYPPSGNGCPNQTIVPLTANKTALHATANALSAGGSTSGSLGTLMSWYMLSPNFGYVWPAGSQPAPYGQANLLKAAIIMTDGDYNTVHCNGALAQNSGWGSGSSNDYINCDAHNGNADTQARAYCDAMKATGITVYTVGFGITQGSAQANLLTYCASSANNAFLADNGTALIAAFDQIARNISSLRLTQ from the coding sequence ATGACCCAGTTCGCCTCGCTCCTGCGGCGGTTCAGCAAAGATGAAAGCGGCGTTTTCGCAGTGCTGTTCGGACTCATGGCGATCGTGCTGATCGCCTTGGGCGGGGCCACGGTCGACTATGTGTCGCTCGAACAGACGCGGCAAAGGGCACAGGTGGCGCTCGATGCCGCCGTGCTGGCCCTGCAGCCGGACATCTACACGCCGGGCATGACCGCCGAATCGATCCGCTCCCGTGCCGAGGAGATCGTGCTCGAGCGGATCGGCAGTACCAATGTCCTGGACGCGCGGGTCGATCAGGTCAGCATGGACACCGAGGCCGGCAGGCTGTTCCTGGGCGGCCAGATCACCTTACCGACAATGTTCGTCAGCCTGGTCGGGGTCACCCAGCTGCAGGGCAGTTTCAGTGCCGAGGCCGTGCGCGGCGCTGTGGACATCGAGGTCTCCGTGGCGCTCGACATCACCGGGTCGATGGGTGGGCAGCGGATCGTCGACCTCAGAGCCGCGCTCAACAACCTGATCGACACCATCGTGCAGGACACGCAGACACCCCGCTATTCCAAGATGGCGCTGGTGCCCTATTCGCAGGCCGTGAACGCGGGGACCTATGCAGACGCGCTGCGCGGGCCGATCCGCCAGCCCAAGGACATCAGCAATATTGCCTGGGCCACGGGCAGCACCAAATCGATTACCGGGGCGACCAGGGAAAACCCGGTCAAGATTACCACCTCGAACAATCATGGATTTTCCAATGGCGACTGGGTCTATATCTGGAACGTCAACGGCATGGGGCAGATCAACAACCGCGCCTTCCAGGTCACCGGCAAGACCAGCAACACGTTCAAGCTTTCGGGCGTAAACGGCTACTGGTACGACAATTACTGGAACGGTGGCTATGTGGTGAAATGCCTGGCAGCCAATTGCGGCGCGGTCGTCACGTCCAATAATCACGGATATTCGAACGGCGACACGATCTACCTGACCGATGTTTCCGGGCTGTGGGGCGTGAACAACAATGCCTATGAGGTATCCAGCGTCACGACCAATACCCTGGTACTGGCCGACATGAATGTGATCGGCAACGGCACCTATTCGAGCAATACCGGAAAGCTGCACTGCACCTGGCAGAATGCGACCGAAGGCTGCACCTATTACCGGTACCAGAACCCATGGGGCAGCTGGCGGACGTTCCCGATTACCAATTGCGTCACCGAGCGGAGCCCTCCGGTCGATGACCGGGCGCCCAGCACGACCTATCTGGGCCGCAACTATCCGCCTTCTGGCAATGGTTGCCCCAACCAGACGATCGTGCCCCTGACGGCGAACAAGACCGCGCTGCACGCCACGGCCAATGCGCTGAGCGCCGGCGGCTCCACATCGGGCAGCCTGGGGACGCTGATGTCGTGGTATATGCTGTCGCCCAACTTTGGCTATGTCTGGCCCGCAGGCAGCCAGCCGGCACCCTATGGGCAGGCCAATCTGCTCAAGGCCGCCATCATCATGACCGACGGTGACTATAATACGGTCCACTGCAATGGCGCGCTGGCTCAGAACTCCGGCTGGGGGTCGGGCAGCTCGAACGACTATATCAATTGCGATGCGCATAACGGCAATGCGGACACGCAGGCGCGCGCCTATTGCGACGCGATGAAGGCGACGGGCATTACGGTCTATACGGTGGGGTTCGGCATCACCCAGGGCAGCGCACAGGCCAACCTGCTGACCTATTGCGCGAGCAGTGCCAACAATGCCTTCCTGGCGGACAATGGCACGGCGCTGATCGCGGCCTTCGACCAGATCGCGCGCAACATCTCGTCGCTGCGCCTGACACAATAG
- a CDS encoding L,D-transpeptidase has product MKLRFSRMLAAVLTVASLVPATLPVQAESFRPGWRFAPPPGVTITESRPRHALALQANPYVSPTYLRQVVPYATSEHSGTIVVDTRQHFLYFVLGGGRALRYGIGVARDGFEWSGTHRIKRKAEWPSWTPPAEMRKRQPGLPLRMEGGPDNPLGARALYIGSTLYRIHGTTEPWTIGQNVSSGCIRMTNADVIDLYERVQLNSKVVVLS; this is encoded by the coding sequence ATGAAACTTCGATTTTCGCGCATGCTGGCGGCGGTGCTGACGGTGGCGTCGCTGGTTCCGGCGACCCTGCCGGTGCAAGCTGAAAGCTTCCGCCCGGGCTGGCGTTTCGCGCCGCCACCGGGGGTCACGATCACCGAGAGCCGGCCGCGCCATGCGCTGGCGCTGCAAGCCAATCCCTATGTGTCACCGACCTATCTCAGGCAGGTGGTGCCCTATGCCACGAGCGAGCACAGCGGCACGATCGTGGTCGATACGAGACAGCACTTCCTCTATTTCGTGCTCGGTGGCGGACGCGCCCTGCGCTACGGCATCGGGGTGGCGCGCGACGGCTTTGAATGGAGCGGCACGCATCGCATAAAGCGCAAGGCGGAATGGCCGAGCTGGACCCCGCCCGCCGAGATGCGCAAGCGCCAGCCCGGGCTGCCGCTGCGCATGGAGGGTGGGCCGGACAATCCGCTTGGCGCACGGGCTCTCTATATCGGCTCGACGCTCTATCGCATTCACGGCACGACCGAACCCTGGACCATCGGGCAGAACGTCTCGTCGGGCTGCATCCGCATGACCAATGCGGACGTGATCGACCTGTATGAAAGGGTTCAACTCAATTCGAAAGTGGTTGTGCTTTCCTAA
- a CDS encoding response regulator, with translation MIIPGQLRALVVDDNTYARAICMMGLKKLGIGAVEEADGGGEAILKLMSSPFHLVLMDWYMPDINGAGIMQVLRDPRFGGPAKTPVIMMTAYPSQDNLERARQLGVNEILPKPFTTEQLGMALGRVLATTAPVDDAVFL, from the coding sequence ATGATCATTCCGGGGCAGCTCAGGGCACTCGTCGTGGATGACAATACCTATGCCCGGGCCATCTGCATGATGGGGCTCAAGAAGCTGGGAATCGGCGCGGTCGAGGAGGCCGATGGCGGCGGCGAGGCCATCCTCAAGCTGATGAGTTCGCCCTTCCACCTGGTGCTGATGGACTGGTACATGCCCGATATCAACGGCGCCGGCATCATGCAGGTGCTGCGCGACCCCCGCTTCGGCGGACCGGCCAAAACACCGGTGATCATGATGACGGCCTATCCCTCCCAGGACAATCTGGAGCGGGCGCGGCAATTGGGCGTCAATGAAATCCTGCCCAAGCCCTTTACCACCGAACAGCTCGGCATGGCGCTGGGGCGCGTGCTGGCGACCACTGCGCCGGTCGACGACGCAGTGTTTCTCTAG
- the hisS gene encoding histidine--tRNA ligase, translating to MTEKTKLITPRLPRGFEDRTPGEIAAVGAMIEKIKAVYERYGFDPVETPLFEYTETLGKFLPDTDRPNAGVFSLQDDDEQWMSLRYDLTAPLARFFAENFETLPKPYRSYRQGYVFRNEKPGPGRFRQFMQFDADTVGAPGPEADAEMCMMMADVMDALGLAGQYVVRVNNRKVLDGVLATAGVVTDEQKLTVLRAIDKLDKFGPEGVRLLLGAGRKDESGDFTKGAGLTDAQIEPILAYVDSGIPAEGVEKGSNEHVIATINTLAGLIGGSETGLAGVQELASIFGLVSAAGFGGRVILDPSVVRGLEYYTGPVFEIELTFKVQNEKGQDVVFGSVGGGGRYDGLVSRFRREPVPATGFSIGVSRLANALKLTGNLGATEPAGPVVVLVMDKDQTARYQAMVAELRQAGIRAEMFLGSTKNFGKQVAYADKRNSPIVIIEGSQEREQGILQVKDLIAGKQAAQAITDNAEWKAARPGQFEIRREDLVSAVQKLLSEQG from the coding sequence ATGACCGAAAAGACCAAGCTCATCACGCCCCGCCTGCCGCGCGGGTTCGAAGATCGCACGCCGGGCGAGATTGCCGCTGTCGGTGCCATGATCGAGAAGATCAAGGCCGTGTATGAGCGCTATGGCTTCGACCCGGTCGAAACCCCGCTGTTCGAATATACCGAGACCCTGGGCAAATTCCTGCCCGATACCGACCGGCCCAATGCCGGCGTCTTCTCCCTGCAGGACGATGACGAGCAGTGGATGAGCCTGCGCTACGATCTCACCGCGCCGCTGGCCCGCTTCTTCGCCGAGAATTTCGAGACCTTGCCCAAGCCCTACCGCTCCTATCGGCAGGGCTATGTGTTCCGCAATGAAAAGCCCGGCCCCGGCCGCTTCCGCCAGTTCATGCAGTTCGACGCCGACACCGTCGGCGCCCCCGGCCCCGAGGCCGACGCGGAAATGTGCATGATGATGGCCGACGTCATGGATGCGCTGGGCCTGGCCGGCCAATATGTCGTGCGCGTCAACAACCGCAAGGTGCTCGACGGCGTGCTCGCCACGGCGGGCGTCGTCACCGACGAGCAGAAGCTCACCGTCCTCCGCGCCATCGACAAGCTCGACAAATTCGGCCCCGAAGGCGTGCGCCTGCTGCTCGGCGCCGGCCGCAAGGATGAAAGCGGTGACTTCACCAAGGGCGCCGGCCTCACCGATGCCCAGATCGAACCCATCCTGGCCTATGTCGATAGCGGCATCCCGGCCGAGGGTGTCGAAAAGGGCAGCAATGAACATGTCATTGCCACCATCAACACGCTCGCAGGCCTCATTGGCGGCTCCGAAACCGGGCTTGCCGGGGTGCAGGAGCTGGCCTCCATCTTCGGCCTTGTCAGCGCTGCCGGCTTTGGCGGCCGCGTCATCCTCGACCCCTCCGTCGTCCGCGGCCTCGAATATTACACCGGCCCGGTCTTCGAGATCGAACTGACCTTCAAGGTGCAGAACGAAAAGGGCCAGGACGTGGTCTTCGGCTCTGTCGGCGGCGGCGGCCGCTATGATGGCCTCGTCTCCCGTTTCCGCCGCGAGCCCGTGCCCGCCACCGGCTTTTCCATCGGCGTCTCGCGCCTCGCCAATGCCTTGAAGCTCACCGGCAATCTCGGCGCCACCGAGCCGGCGGGCCCCGTGGTCGTCCTCGTCATGGACAAGGACCAGACCGCCCGTTACCAGGCCATGGTCGCCGAACTCCGGCAGGCCGGCATTCGCGCCGAGATGTTCCTCGGCTCCACCAAGAATTTCGGCAAGCAGGTCGCCTATGCCGACAAGCGCAATTCGCCCATCGTCATCATCGAGGGCAGCCAGGAGCGCGAGCAGGGCATCTTGCAGGTCAAGGACCTGATCGCCGGCAAACAGGCGGCCCAGGCCATCACCGACAATGCCGAATGGAAAGCCGCCCGCCCCGGCCAGTTCGAAATCAGGCGCGAAGATCTGGTCTCGGCCGTCCAGAAACTGCTGAGCGAGCAGGGTTGA
- a CDS encoding ATP phosphoribosyltransferase regulatory subunit gives MTNAAYRRAQLESLVEAQGGCRATPPLLLKADPYFDLAGEEFGRRLLLTTDLTGAEYCLRPDFTLPIVADYIAQGAGEPAAFSYLGPIFRQRSSGPAEFDQAGIELLAQPDGDIALDQVLTFARAALSLYGITPQVKLGGVGLFEALLAQADMPDAWRPRIRHRFGHPEAMDRLLTRLERAPEGLRSEQPARADLIEDVTARMVSAGLSLSEGRSPDEIADRYLEQQALDAAQVPAATLKLLRDYLAIKGDALAALRQLEALAERHRLFLGPPLRAIRRHLDGLGEARVTFDAGFSPRLDYYTGIVFEMRGQGGTVLVSGGQYDRLLERLGATAPIAASGCALWVERLEAEWPK, from the coding sequence ATGACCAACGCCGCCTATCGCCGCGCCCAGCTTGAATCCCTCGTCGAGGCCCAGGGCGGCTGCCGTGCCACGCCGCCGCTGCTCCTCAAGGCCGATCCCTATTTCGACCTCGCCGGCGAAGAATTCGGCCGACGCCTCCTGCTCACCACCGATCTCACCGGCGCGGAATACTGCCTCAGGCCCGATTTCACCCTGCCCATCGTCGCCGATTACATCGCCCAAGGCGCAGGGGAGCCGGCGGCCTTTTCCTATCTCGGCCCCATCTTCCGCCAGCGCAGCTCTGGCCCGGCCGAATTCGATCAGGCCGGTATCGAACTCCTGGCCCAGCCCGATGGCGATATCGCGCTCGATCAGGTGCTGACCTTCGCCCGCGCTGCACTTTCGCTCTATGGCATCACCCCGCAGGTCAAGCTCGGCGGCGTCGGCCTGTTCGAGGCCTTGTTGGCCCAGGCCGACATGCCCGATGCCTGGCGCCCGCGCATCCGCCACCGCTTCGGCCATCCCGAGGCCATGGATCGCCTGCTGACCCGCCTCGAACGGGCGCCGGAGGGCCTGCGCAGCGAACAGCCTGCCCGCGCCGATCTGATCGAGGACGTGACCGCCCGCATGGTCTCGGCAGGCCTGAGTCTGTCGGAAGGCCGCTCGCCGGACGAGATTGCTGACCGCTACCTCGAACAGCAGGCCCTCGACGCCGCTCAGGTGCCCGCGGCGACCCTCAAGCTCCTGCGCGATTATCTCGCCATCAAGGGCGACGCGCTTGCCGCCTTGCGGCAGCTCGAGGCCCTGGCCGAACGACACAGGCTCTTCCTCGGCCCGCCGCTGCGAGCCATCCGCCGCCATCTCGATGGCCTTGGTGAGGCCCGCGTGACCTTCGACGCCGGTTTCTCCCCGCGGCTCGACTATTATACCGGCATCGTCTTCGAGATGCGCGGGCAGGGCGGCACGGTCCTTGTATCCGGCGGGCAATATGATCGCCTGCTCGAACGCCTCGGCGCCACCGCCCCCATCGCCGCCTCCGGCTGCGCCCTCTGGGTCGAGCGCCTCGAAGCCGAGTGGCCGAAATGA